A window of Nicotiana tabacum cultivar K326 chromosome 24, ASM71507v2, whole genome shotgun sequence contains these coding sequences:
- the LOC107759414 gene encoding phospholipid-transporting ATPase 3 isoform X3, translated as MISILSCTPVSPVSPITNVLPLSLVLLVSLVKEAWEDWKRFQNDLSINNSSIDVLQDQNWVSVPWKKLQVGDIVRLAILVQVKQDQFFPADLLVLASTNPDGVCYTETANLDGETNLKIRKALEKTWDYVTPDKVSEFKGEVQCEQPNNSLYTFAGNLIIQKQTLPLGPNQLLLRGCSLRNTEYIVGAVIFSGHETKVMMNAMKIPSKRSSLEKKLDKLILTLFSVLFSMCLLGAIGSGIFINKKYYYLRFESSADAQSNPDNRFVVAALTMFTLITLYSPIIPISLYVSVEMIKFIQSTKFINNDLHMYHAESNTPAQARTSNLNEELGQVEYIFSDKTGTLTRNLMEFFKCSIGGEIYGSGITEIEMGTAQRSGMRVEVQKSSNEAREKGFNFDDARLMRGAWRNESNPDACKEFFRCLAICHTVLPEGEETPEKIRYQAASPDEAALVAAAKNFGFFFYKRTPTLIYVRESHVEKMGKVQDIPYEILNVLEFNSTRKRQSVVCRYPDGRLVLYCKGADNVIYERLHDGDNDLKKRTREHLEQFGAAGLRTLCLAYRDLTPYVYESWNEKFIQAKSSLREREKKLDEVAELIEKDLVLIGCTAIEDKLQEGVPACIETLSRAGIKIWVLTGDKLETAINIAYACNLINNSMKQFVISSETDEIREVEDRGDQVELARFMKDTVKNELRKCYDEAQEFLHSASGPKLALVIDGKCLMYALDPSLRVMLLNLSLNCSAVVCCRVSPLQKAQVTSLVRKGAQRITLSIGDGANDVSMIQAAHVGVGISGQEGMQAVMSSDFAIAQFRFLTDLLLVHGRWSYLRICKVVTYFFYKNLMFTLTQFWFTFRTGFSGQRFYDDWFQSLYNVIFTALPVIILGLFEKDVSASLSKKYPELYREGIRNTFFKWRVVATWAFFAVYQSLVLYNFVISSSTKGMNSSGRMFGLWDVSTMAYTCVVVTVNLRLLMMCNTITRWHHISVGGSILLWFIFVFIYSGIHLHKEQEGIYLVIFVLMGTFYFYLTLLLVPVAALFVDFLYQGAQRWFFPYDYQIVQEIHKHEIDNSRVGLLEIRNELSPDEARRYAIMQLPGQKSKHTGFAFDSPGYESFFASQAGVLAPQKAWDVARRASMKTRPKAPRKG; from the exons ATGATCTCAATTTTGTCGTGCACTCCGGTCAG TCCTGTAAGTCCAATAACGAATGTGCTTCCTTTGAGCTTGGTGCTTCTTGTCTCTCTTGTTAAGGAGGCTTGGGAGGATTGG AAGCGTTTTCAGAATGACTTGTCAATTAACAATTCTTCTATAGACGTGTTGCAAGATCAAAATTGGGTTTCTGTACCTTGGAAGAAGCTGCAGGTTGGAGACATTGTGAGA TTGGCTATTCTTGTGCAGGTTAAGCAGGATCAGTTCTTTCCAGCAGATCTTCTTGTTCTTGCCAGCACAAACCCTGATGGTGTCTGCTACACTGAG ACCGCAAATTTGGATGGCGAAACTAATTTAAAGATCAGAAAAGCACTAGAGAAAACCTGGGATTATGTGACTCCCGATAAAGTTTCTGAATTTAAAG GAGAAGTACAGTGTGAGCAACCTAATAACTCATTATACACTTTCGCTGGCAATCTGATAATTCAAAAACAAACCTTGCCACTCGGTCCAAATCAACTTCTATTAAGG GGCTGCAGTCTGAGAAACACAGAGTACATTGTTGGAGCTGTCATTTTTTCAGGGCATGAAACAAAG GTTATGATGAACGCTATGAAGATTCCTTCCAAGAGAAGCTCCTTGGAGAAGAAACTTGATAAACTTATTCTGACTCTTTTTAGTGTTCTCTTCAGCATGTGTCTATTGGGAGCTATAGGCAG TGGTATCTTCATAAATaagaaatattattatttacgGTTTGAAAGCAGTGCAGATGCACAATCCAATCCTGACAATAGATTTGTG GTTGCTGCTTTGACCATGTTCACCTTAATCACTCTGTATTCACCGATTATTCCCATCTCTCTCTATGTTTCTGTTGAG ATGATTAAGTTTATTCAGTCCACAAAATTTATCAACAATGATTTACACATGTACCATGCTGAGAGTAACACCCCTGCACAAGCAAGGACATCTAATTTGAACGAGGAACTTGGGCAG GTGGAATACATATTTTCTGACAAAACTGGAACTCTAACGAGGAACTTAATGGAGTTTTTCAAGTGTTCAATTGGAGGAGAGATATATGGCAGTGGTATTACTGAAATTGAGATGGGAACTGCACAAAGAAGTGGAATGAGAGTTGAG GTCCAAAAATCATCAAACGAGGCACGTGAAAAAGGTTTCAATTTTGATGATGCTCGGCTGATGCGAGGTGCCTGGAGGAATGAATCTAATCCTGATGCATGCAAG GAATTCTTCAGATGCCTTGCAATATGCCATACCGTGCTGCCTGAAGGTGAAGAGACCCCAGAAAAAATACGATATCAGGCAGCTTCTCCTGATGAAGCCGCTCTGGTTGCAGCAGCAAAGAACTTTGGCTTCTTCTTTTACAA GCGTACTCCAACATTGATTTATGTGCGTGAATCACACGTTGAGAAGATGGGAAAGGTTCAAGATATACCCTATGAGATTTTGAATGTCCTTGAATTCAACAG TACGAGAAAGCGTCAGTCTGTTGTATGTCGCTATCCTGATGGCAGATTGGTACTCTATTGCAAG GGTGCAGATAATGTTATTTATGAGAGGTTGCATGATGGAGACaatgatttgaagaaaagaaCGAGGGAGCACTTGGAGCAATTTGGTGCTGCTGGACTTCGTACACTTTGCTTGGCTTACAGAGATCTAACCCCATATGTGTATGAAAGTTGGAACGAAAAATTCATTCAAGCAAAATCTTCTCTTCGAGAACGAGAGAAGAAATTGGATGAG GTGGCAGAACTGATAGAAAAGGATCTTGTTTTGATTGGATGCACTGCTATAGAAGACAAGCTTCAAGAAGGTGTACCTGCCTGCATAGAGACTCTTTCAAGGGCTGGAATTAAGATTTGGGTGCTAACTGGGGATAAACTGGAAACAGCAATAAACATTGCTTATG CATGCAATTTGATCAATAACAGCATGAAACAATTTGTTATTAGCTCAGAAACTGATGAAATCAGAGAAGTGGAAGATAGA GGTGACCAAGTGGAGCTTGCTCGTTTTATGAAAGACACAGTCAAGAATGAGCTccggaaatgttatgacgaagCACAAGAGTTTCTCCATTCGGCATCTGGACCAAAGTTAGCACTAGTAATTGATGGGAAGTGCTTAATGTATGCCTTAGACCCCAGTCTTCGTGTAATGTTGTTGAATTTGAGCTTGAATTGCAGTGCAGTGGTTTGCTGTCGTGTTTCTCCTTTACAGAAAGCTCAG GTAACCAGCTTGGTTAGGAAGGGGGCACAGAGAATTACTCTTAGTATTGGTGATGGTGCTAATGATGTGAGTATGATTCAAGCTGCTCATGTTGGTGTTGGAATAAGTGGACAGGAGGGAATGCAAGCAGTCATGTCTAGTGATTTTGCAATAGCTCAGTTCCGCTTTCTCACCGATTTATTGCTTGTCCATGGGCGCTGGTCATATCTTAGAATATGCAAG GTGGTGACATATTTCTTTTACAAGAATCTGATGTTTACACTGACTCAGTTTTGGTTTACCTTCCGCACTGGATTCTCTGGTCAGAGGTTCTATGATGATTGGTTCCAGTCTCTCTACAATGTGATCTTCACAGCGCTTCCTGTTATTATTCTTGGGCTTTTTGAGAAG GATGTCAGTGCATCTCTCTCCAAGAAATATCCCGAGTTATACAGGGAAGGAATTAGAAATACATTCTTCAAGTGGAGAGTTGTGGCTACCTGGGCTTTTTTTGCAGTTTATCAATCATTAGTCTTGTATAATTTCGTAATTTCTTCGAGTACAAAGGGCATGAATTCATCTGGCAGGATGTTTGGCCTATGGGATGTCAGTACAATGGCCTACACTTGTGTTGTTGTAACTGTCAATTTGCGTCTCCTTATGATGTGCAACACAATTACAAGATGGCATCACATTAGTGTTGGAGGGAGTATATTATTATGGTTCATTTTCGTCTTTATCTACTCGGGTATCCACTTGCATAAAGAGCAG GAGGGTATCTATTTAGTCATCTTTGTCCTGATGGGCACATTTTATTTCTACCTCACGCTGCTGCTTGTACCAGTTGCTGCACTTTTTGTCGACTTCCTATATCAGGG GGCTCAAAGATGGTTTTTCCCATATGATTATCAGATTGTTCAGGAAATTCACAAGCACGAGATTGACAATAGCAGGGTTGGGTTATTGGAGATTCGTAACGAGCTTTCTCCAGATGAAGCAAGGAGATATGCCATAATGCAACTACCTGGACAGAAATCGAAGCATACTGGTTTCGCCTTTGATTCACCCGGTTACGAGTCCTTTTTTGCGTCTCAGGCTGGTGTCTTGGCACCTCAAAAGGCGTGGGATGTGGCTCGGAGAGCAAGCATGAAAACACGGCCAAAGGCACCTAGAAAGGGCTGA